In a single window of the Nicotiana tomentosiformis chromosome 10, ASM39032v3, whole genome shotgun sequence genome:
- the LOC138899654 gene encoding uncharacterized protein, producing MGDSVIVDQIYRSCIVTFYGYETRVDLLLLDMTDFEIILGGMDWLSPYHSILDYRDKIVTLAMLELPRLEWKGSFVSASSLVISFLKARHMVEKGCLAYLAYVWDTTTEAPAIDSVPMVWEFSDVYPSDLSGMPPDRDIDFCIDLAPGEGIKVDPKKIEAVQSWPRPTTTTEIRSFLGLVSPVCGGLLIFCRAFD from the exons atgggcgattctgttattgtggatcagatatatcggtcctgcattgttaccttctatggttatgagactagagtggACCTTTtattgctcgatatgaccgactttgagatcatcctgggcggcatggattggttatctccgtaTCACTCCATCCTTGATTATCGTGACAAGATTGTCACCTTGGCGAtgctagagttgcctagattggagtggaaaggttcgtTTGTCAGTGCATCCAGTCTGGTTATCTCTtttttgaaggctcgacacatggttgagaagggttgtttggcttatctagcctatgtttgggatactaccacAGAGgctccggcgattgattcagtgcctatggtctgggagttctctgatgttTATCCTTCTGATCTTtcaggcatgccacctgatcgtgatattgatttttgtattgatttggctcccg gcgagggtattaaggtagatcccaagaagatagaggcagttcagagttggcctcgccCTACCACAACgactgagattaggagcttcttggggttagtatcgccggtttgtggagggcttctcatctttTGCAGAGCCTTTGACTAG